A stretch of Brassica napus cultivar Da-Ae chromosome C6, Da-Ae, whole genome shotgun sequence DNA encodes these proteins:
- the LOC106405792 gene encoding uncharacterized protein LOC106405792, with product MGRGLSTMLESIIKEFDSKANDAFNSQDQLSGSLDRLVQGKRTIVVHSTTRVEDLERQTDGVEATINSSTKGYGTRLETYQLNQGTLENLRLGPDSWLMELIKLIQGIKNTILAKSKLFY from the exons ATGGGTCGAGGTTTATCGACGATGCTAGAGTCCATCATTAAGGAGTTCGACTCAAAAGCCAATGATGCGTTCAATAGCCAAGACCAACTCTCCGGCTCACTCGATCGACTAGTCCAAG GAAAACGCACCATTGTTGTTCATAGTACAACACGCGTCGAGGATCTCGAGCGTCAAACTGATGGAGTGGAAGCAACGATAAACAGCTCAACCAAGGGTTATGGAACCAGGCTTGAGACCTACCAGCTCAACCAAGGGACTCTAGAGAATCTTCGCTTAGGACCTGATTCATGGTTGATGgaactaatcaaattaatacAAGGGATAAAGAATACTATTCTCGCAAAGTCAAAgcttttttattaa
- the LOC106405789 gene encoding dnaJ homolog subfamily C member 14: MEDIGLVKQGWKWMQSQKQMCSDACSAMRICVEKIGEIVERHWPLVCSGCGKLLGLLRLSIVYWKDCILRGFRCSAKLGSSALLLIMWSCFLSLTSLSCLVYVLLSMGTAAAVVLNLGCTPGLFIVGLFGILVLWMYANFWITGTLFIVGGYLFSLNHARLVVLVAALYAMYCVKVRLGWLGLLLSMNLAFLSNDVLNCLLQWCDNLSEKPQPEEPKKVEETIIEEDYSGDFEYPSVPIEEEETERKVHEDKSSAEPTAPTNVVNSVKEIASVKTVKIETSSPADEMKRILKSLNHYEALGFPRHKRIDDAVLKKEYRKKAMLVHPDKNMGSPLASESFKKLQCAYEVLSDIVKKRDYDEQLRKEESRTRSVCQTSHASSHQSGPGYRSEESRRIHCTKCGNSHIWVCTSRSKAKARWCQDCGQYHQAKDGDGWVELKGTLPLERAHKIEIPRAFVCAESKIFDVSEWAICQGMACRPNTHRPSFHVNMVGLEKTTQRSNSSRFPWDLDVEMMDEDEEEFELWLQQALASGLFCETSKRRKSWSPFKLSQMKRKKQWRRTST; encoded by the exons ATGGAAGATATTGGGTTGGTTAAACAAGGTTGGAAATGGATGCAGTCTCAGAAACAAATGTGCTCTGATGCTTGTTCTGCCATGAGGATTTGTGTGGAGAAGATAGGAGAGATCGTGGAGCGTCACTGGCCATTGGTGTGTAGTGGATGTGGGAAGCTATTAGGTCTTCTTCGTCTGTCAATTGTTTACTGGAAAGATTGCATCTTGAGGGGTTTCCGTTGCAGCGCCAAGTTGGGCTCATCTGCTTTGCTTCTGATTATGTGGAGTTGCTTCCTTAGCTTGACTTCCTTATCTTGCCTAGTCTATGTTCTCCTCAGTATG GGAACAGCTGCAGCTGTTGTTTTGAACCTTGGTTGCACACCTGGGCTCTTTATTGTAGGACTATTTGGTATTTTGGTTTTATGGATGTATGCAAACTTTTGGATCACCGGTACATTGTTTATTGTTGGAG GCTATTTATTCTCCTTAAACCATGCCCGTCTGGTGGTTCTAGTGGCGGCCTTATACGCGATGTACTGTGTCAAAGTCAGACTCGGATGGCTTGGTTTATTGCTCTCAATGAATCTTGCTTTCTTGTCCAACGATGTATTAAACTGTCTTCTTCAGTGGTGTGACAATCTAAGTGAAAAACCACAACCTGAGGAACCGAAGAAAGTTGAAGAAACAATCATAGAAGAAGACTACTCAGGGGACTTTGAGTATCCTTCAGTTcctattgaagaagaagaaaccgaGAGAAAGGTTCATGAGGATAAGTCATCTGCTGAACCAACTGCTCCTACAAATGTTGTTAATAGCGTGAAGGAGATTGCTAGTGTTAAGACTGTCAAAATAGAAACAAGTTCACCAGCTGATGAAATGAAGAGAATACTGAAAAGTTTGAACCATTATGAAGCGTTGGGGTTCCCTCGGCATAAAAGGATTGATGACGCTGTGCTTAAGAAAGAGTATAGAAAGAAG GCAATGCTGGTTCATCCTGATAAAAACATGGGAAGTCCTTTGGCTAGTGAATCATTCAAGAAACTTCAATGTGCTTATGAG GTTCTTTCTGATATTGTAAAGAAGAGAGATTACGATGAGCAATTAAGAAAAGAAGAGTCTAGGACCAGGAGTGTTTGTCAGACATCTCATGCTTCTTCACATCAG AGTGGTCCTGGTTATCGATCAGAAGAGTCTAGGCGGATACATTGTACAAAATGTGGTAATTCACACATATGGGTGTGCACAAGTAGGAGTAAAGCAAAGGCAAGATGGTGCCAG GATTGTGGTCAATATCATCAAGCCAAAGATGGAGATGGGTGGGTGGAACTCAAAGGAACATTACCCTTGGAGAGAGCACATAAG ATTGAGATACCACGTGCTTTTGTTTGTGCGGAAAGCAAAATCTTTGACGTCTCAGAATGGGCCATTTGTCAG GGAATGGCGTGTAGACCAAACACGCATAGGCCAAGCTTTCATGTGAACATGGTTGGTTTAGAAAAGACGACACAAAGATCAAACTCGAGTAGGTTCCCTTGGGATTTAGACGTGGAGATGATggatgaggatgaagaagagttTGAGCTATGGCTTCAACAAGCTCTTGCTTCTGGTCTCTTTTGTGAGACTTCAAAACGTAGAAAAAGCTGGAGCCCTTTCAAGTTGAGCcagatgaaaagaaagaaacaatggCGAAGAACATCTACTTGA
- the LOC106403810 gene encoding U3 small nucleolar RNA-associated protein 25-like: MKNSEARPAGSAPLPEANEVKKKNPNECNYIQNDKRSHGKGRGGYRNRDNYSNGRDRILAGRKGNHNNRGRGSNPGRGRGGYGRGRESLKDKNPEAHMVHDSGYEADKESDVANDDLMDFETSDCLKD; this comes from the exons atgaagaacagtgaagcTAGACCTGCCGGATCTGCCCCATTACCAGAGGCCAAtgaagttaaaaagaaaaatcccAACGAGTGCAATTACATCCAGAATGACAAGAGATCACACGGCAAAGGCCGTGGTGGATACAGGAACCGTGACAATTACTCGAACGGTCGAGATAGGATCTTAGccggccggaaaggaaaccacaataaccgtggtcgtggttccaatcctGGCCGTGGCCGAGGCGGATATGGACGAGGTCGAG AGAGTCTTAAggacaagaacccggaggctcaTATGGTTCATGATTCCGGTTACGAGGCTGATAAAGAATCTGATGTTGCAAATGACGACCTTATGgattttgagacttctgattgtctcaaagaCTAA
- the LOC106405791 gene encoding photosystem II 10 kDa polypeptide, chloroplastic → MAASVMLSSVTLKPADFTVEKMSARGLPSLTRASPSSFKIVASGGKKIKTDKPFGVNGSMDLRDGVDASGRKGKGYGVYKFVDKYGANVDGYSPIYNEDEWSASGDVYKGGVTGLAIWAVTLAGILAGGALLVYNTSALAQ, encoded by the exons ATGGCTGCTTCAGTGATGCTTTCATCAGTGACATTGAAACCGGCGGATTTCACGGTGGAGAAGATGTCGGCGAGAGGATTGCCCTCGCTCACAAGagcttctccttcttccttcaaaATCGTCGCTAGTGGCGGCAAGAAGATCAAGACAGACAAGCCCTTTG GAGTTAACGGCAGCATGGACTTGAGGGACGGCGTCGACGCTTCCGGCAGAAAGGGCAAG GGATACGGTGTGTACAAATTTGTCGACAAGTATGGTGCGAACGTTGATGGATACAGTCCTATCTACAACGAGGACGAGTGGTCAGCGAGTGGTGACGTGTACAAGGGAGGAGTCACCGGTTTGGCGATTTGGGCGGTGACACTCGCCGGTATTCTTGCCGGAGGAGCTCTTCTTGTGTACAACACAAGTGCTTTGGCTCAGTAA
- the LOC106405790 gene encoding DNA repair protein recA homolog 1, chloroplastic-like yields the protein MICTGFFFFLWDIPSSVVSFRKMDSSLVLSLKLNPCFNSLNTCTPCLYPPPLRLSPCYYSRRFCSPVTVNAAKKTSQIIRSELDDRINGSDSRFLDRQKALEAAMNDINGSFGKGSVTRLGSAGGALVETFPSGVLTLDLALGGGLPKGRIVEIYGPESSGKTTLALHAIAEVQKLGGNAMLVDAEHAFDPAYSKALGVDVENLIVCQPDNGEMALEIADRMCRSGAVDLICVDSVSALTPRAEIEGEIGMQQMGLQARLMSQALRKMSGNASKAGCTLIFLNQIRYKIGVYYGNPEVTSGGIALKFFASVRLEIRSAGKIKSSKGDEDIGLRARVRVQKSKVSRPYKQAEFEIMFGEGVSKLGCVLDCAEIMEVVVKKGSWYSYEDQRLGQGREKAMQHLRENPSLLDEIEKRVRLLMLDGDVHRSTPLLSTSSSSVSHHEEEDDNSLDEFQ from the exons ATGATATGTACggggttcttcttcttcctctgggACATCCCTTCTTCTGTCGTTTCCTTTAGAAAAATGGATTCAAGCCTAGTCTTGTCTCTCAAACTTAATCCTTGCTTCAATTCTCTCAACACTTGCACGCCATGTTTGTATCCTCCGCCGCTCCGTCTATCCCCTTGCTACTACTCCCGCCGCTTCTGTTCTCCGGTCACTGTCAACGCCGCCAAGAAAACCTCTCAGATTATCCGCTCTGAACTCGATGACAGAATCAACGGCTCTGATTCCCGCTTCCTCGACCGT CAAAAGGCTTTAGAGGCAGCTATGAATGACATTAATGGTTCGTTTGGCAAAGGAAGTGTAACCAGGTTGGGGAGTGCTGGTGGTGCACTAGT GGAGACTTTTCCCAGTGGTGTTTTGACGCTTGATCTTGCCTTAGGTGGAGGCCTCCCAAAGGGTCGAATAGTCGAG ATATATGGACCAGAGAGTAGTGGCAAGACCACGCTAGCACTCCATGCAATTGCTGAAGTTCAG AAGCTTGGAGGCAATGCAATGCTCGTTGATGCAGAGCATGCCTTTGATCCAGCGTACTCCAAAGCATTAGGTGTTGATGTTGAAAACTTGATAGTGTGCCAGCCTGATAACGGCGAGATGGCTTTAGAAA TTGCAGACCGTATGTGTCGTTCGGGTGCGGTTGACCTTATATGTGTTGATTCTGTTTCAGCTCTTACTCCACGTGCCGAGATTGAA GGTGAGATTGGAATGCAGCAAATGGGGTTGCAAGCTCGTCTTATGAGTCAAGCTCTTCGTAAAATGTCGGGAAACGCCTCTAAAGCTGGCTGTACACTTATTTTCCTTAACCAAATCAGATACAAG ATTGGTGTGTACTATGGGAACCCAGAGGTGACTAGTGGAGGGATTGCGTTGAAGTTCTTTGCGTCCGTCCGACTAGAAATTCGTTCTGCGGGGAAGATCAAATCT AGCAAAGGAGATGAAGATATTGGTCTACGGGCTCGTGTAAGGGTACAGAAGAGCAAG GTTTCGAGACCGTATAAGCAAGCCGAGTTTGAGATTATGTTTGGGGAAGGAGTCAGTAAACTG GGATGTGTTCTTGATTGCGCTGAAATCATGGAGGTTGTTGTGAAGAAGGGTTCTTGGTACAGCTACGAAGACCAAAG ACTCGGTCAAGGAAGAGAGAAAGCAATGCAGCATTTAAGAGAAAACCCTTCACTTCTAGACGAAATTGAGAAG AGAGTGAGATTGTTGATGTTAGATGGAGATGTTCACAGATCAACCCCTTTGCTTAGCACCAGCTCCTCTTCGGTTTCAcatcatgaagaagaagatgacaacTCGCTTGATGAATTTCAATGA